Proteins co-encoded in one Acipenser ruthenus chromosome 3, fAciRut3.2 maternal haplotype, whole genome shotgun sequence genomic window:
- the LOC131716703 gene encoding uncharacterized protein LOC131716703: protein MERALFEDYFQNLFLKESSKWSDMSSPRILIFDGHASHISLRIAQMAKENNVVLLRLPSHLTHILQPLDKAVFGEVKRQWRKKLRCHSRVSRDKIRKEDFPSKLSDVLETAMKSENLKSGFGSTGIYPLNPDRVSSEVTESYTPYTEVAAGNADSLEDLTIQLPLLKAMPVRSTPDTSVVSSPAQSCSLPLQTSANEESMSQIILSVETIPGSNFLNITNIEVASHPHEQMSAPQPSTSAQSSSSAIDKDTIKDFFLKRITPRNKENIKKQRITTLKYGESLTSAQAMARLAENKKKRMARNKKKEVKKGKTTTQKKGDAPKPVEPTEDGSNEDAKSHGDPSFTIKKDVYYAVMFTSPAAYYIGRSINESTPPEGERYVMKFLNRGPDNTYFMPPRDKIEDVERRFILW from the coding sequence ATGGAGAGAGCACTATTTGAGGACTACTTCCAAAACCTCTTCTTGAAAGAATCCTCAAAATGGTCTGACATGAGCTCTCCACGGATCCTCATTTTTGATGGCCACGCCTCCCACATCTCCCTGAGAATTGCTCaaatggcaaaagaaaacaaTGTGGTGCTCCTGCGACTCCCCTCTCACCTCACCCACATTCTGCAACCTTTGGACAAGGCAGTGTTTGGGGAGGTGAAGAGGCAGTGGAGAAAGAAACTACGATGTCACTCACGAGTCTCCAGGGACAAAATCAGGAAAGAAGATTTTCCTTCGAAGTTGAGTGATGTCTTGGAGACAGCTATGAAGTCCGAGAACCTGAAGAGTGGCTTTGGGAGCACCGGGATTTATCCCTTGAACCCTGATCGAGTGAGCAGCGAGGTGACAGAGAGTTACACACCATACACTGAAGTGGCTGCTGGCAATGCTGATTCACTGGAGGATCTTACCATACAACTGCCCCTTCTCAAAGCCATGCCAGTGAGGAGCACACCTGACACCTCAGTTGTGTCTTCCCCAGCACAATCATGTTCATTACCCTTGCAGACATCTGCCAATGAGGAATCCATGTCCCAAATCATCCTGAGTGTAGAAACCATCCCTGGTTCCAACTTTCTAAACATTACTAACATTGAAGTGGCAAGTCATCCACATGAGCAAATGTCAGCACCCCAGCCATCAACTTCAGCACAGTCAAGCTCGTCTGCCATTGACAAAGACACCATCAAGGATTTCTTTCTAAAACGAATCACACCACGCAATAAAGAAAACATCAAGAAGCAGAGAATCACAACCCTTAAATATGGGGAATCGCTGACATCTGCTCAAGCCATGGCCAGGCTTGCTGAGAATAAAAAGAAGAGAATGGcaagaaataagaaaaaagagGTCAAGAAAGGAAAGACGACAACACAGAAAAAAGGAGATGCGCCAAAACCAGTTGAACCAACTGAGGATGGCAGCAATGAAGATGCAAAATCACATGGCGATCCCTCCTTCACCATCAAAAAAGATGTATACTATGCTGTAATGTTTACATCACCTGCAGCTTACTACATTGGAAGATCCATTAATGAGTCCACACCCCCTGAGGGAGAAAGATATGTGATGAAGTTTCTTAACAGAGGGCCAGACAACACATATTTTATGCCTCCAAGGGACAAAATTGAAGATGTGGAGAGAAGATTCATACTCTGGTAG